The Thermodesulfovibrionales bacterium genomic interval TCCCTCTTTCGAAAGGGACTTGAGGTTAATTTTCACTATGGCAACCTTAATGTTGTAAACAACGGTGAGGTAGACACGGATAGAAGCCCTCTCCATGCGATGGGATTCCGACAATAAGGTACTTCGAGGACTTCACCGAAAGCGATGTCCCGTACACAGCGGCAGTCGGCAACCATCGAAGGAATCGCATACAAGGTTTTTCTCACTATGCCTGCCTTCCCGAATAAGATAAATTTGTGCTGGAAAGGTACTGGAAAGGTAAGAGAGAATCCTTGCTGTAGTATAACAAGTTCCGAAGGGAACGTGCTAAAATCGAACCGGGACAATTTTTGCTTCCCTTTTTGACGAGGAAAGGTTAAAATAATCAATACTTTTTCAGGAGGTATGCCCTATGGCGAGAAAAGATTACTACTTCACGTCAGAGTCTGTCACGGAAGGACATCCTGACAAAATAGCAGACCAGATCTCTGATTCCATCCTCGATTCGATCATGGCGAAAGATCCTGTGGGAAGGGTTGCCTGTGAGACTATTGTGACGACAGGGCTTGCCTTTGTTGCCGGTGAGATAACAACGAGTTGCTACGTAGATATTCCCGCTATTGTGAGAGAAACGATCCGGGACATCGGCTATACAAGGGCAAAATACGGCTTCGACTACGAGACCTGTGCGGTAATAACGTCGATCCATGAGCAGTCCTCCGACATTGCCATGGGAGTGGATCCCGGAGGAGCCGGGGATCAGGGGTTGATGTTCGGCTTCGCCTGTAACGAGACTCCCGAGTTAATGCCTCTGCCCATCATGCTTGCCCATCAGCTTGCGATGAGGCTGACGGAGGTGCGGAAAAAGGATATCCTGGGGTATCTCAGGCCTGACGGCAAGACGCAGGTGACCATCGAGTACCGTGACGGCAAGCCCAAGAGAATTGACACCATTGTTGTGTCGTCGCAGCATAGTCCGGACATTACGCTCAAAGAGTTGAAAGAGGATATCATTGAGAAGGTCGTTCGCCCGATAGTCCCAAGCCATCTCCTGGATGAAGAGCACGTGACGTACCATATAAACCCGACGGGCAGGTTTGTCGTCGGCGGCCCGATGGGCGATACCGGGCTGACAGGGAGAAAGATTATCGTCGACAGTTACGGTGGCGTCGGCAGCCACGGCGGAGGGGCCTTTTCAGGAAAGGACCCGACCAAGGTCGACCGTTCCGGAGCGTACATGGCACGGTACATCGCCAAGAACCTTGTGGCCTCAGGCATTGCCGAGAGGATCGAGGTGCAGATCGCATACGCTATAGGAGTCCCTGAGCCGGTCTCTATCTTTGTTGATACCTTCGGGACCGGAAAGATACCGAGTGAGAAGATTATCCCCTTAATCAGGAAGAACTTTGCCCTGACACCGAAGGCGATCATCGAAAGCCTGAACCTCAGGAGACCGATATACAAAAAGACAGCAGTCTACGGCCATTTCGGCCGAAATGACGAAGACTTCACGTGGGAAAAGACCGACAAGGCCGATACCCTGAGGAAAGAGGCAGGACTGTAAGAAAACAAGGTTGTGACAAAGGCCCGGAACATTCCCGGATATTAGCCTTGTCTTGGCCCCGTTATTGGAGGATCCATGGTCAAACACGATGTGAAAGATATCAGTCTGGCGAAGAAGGGCAGGTTAAGGATTGAGTGGGCAGCCCAGGAAATGCCTGTCCTCAGGAGCATTGCGGAGCGCTTTAAAAGAGAGAGACCGCTGCGAGGGATAAGGGTTACTGCCTGTCTTCACGTGACAACGGAGACGGCCTCTCTCATGGAGACCCTCAAGGCAGGAGGCGCCGAGATCGGTCTCTGTGCATCGAACCCCCTCAGCACCCAGGATGACGCCGCAGCGTCCCTTGTGAAGAATTCAGGGATATCGGTCTTTGCAATAAAAGGGGAGGACACCCTGACCTATTATCGTCATATCAGGGATGCCCTTTCGATAAAGCCACAGATAACGATGGATGACGGGGCCGACGTTGTCTCTACGCTCCATAAAGATGCGAGGGCGCTGTTGAGCGGCGTGATCGGGGGGACCGAGGAGACGACGACAGGAGTCATACGACTGAAGGCGATGGCCGCGGACGGCGCCCTCGAGTATCCCATTATCGCCGTGAATGATGCCTATACAAAACACCTTTTCGACAACCGCTACGGGACGGGACAGAGTACGATGGATGGGATTATCAGGGCCACGAACAGGCTCATTGCAGGCTCTGTTTTTGTGGTCTGCGGATACGGCTGGTGCGGCAGGGGTGTCGCCATGAGAGCAAAGGGACACGGCGCACGGGTCATCGTTACTGAGGTCGATCCTTTGAAGGCCCTTGAGGCGACTATGGACGGATATGAGGTTATGACAATTAAGGAAGCGTCACGGATCGGTGACATCTTTGTTACTGCGACGGGGGACATCAATGTCATTTCTAAGGACTGTTTTACGGTCATGAAGGACGGTGCGATCCTCTGCAATACCGGCCATTTTAATGTCGAGATCGACATAGAGGGCCTCGGGAAGATGTCAAAGGCAAAGAGGGTGATCAGGGATTATGTCGAGGAGTTTACTCTCAGGA includes:
- the metK gene encoding methionine adenosyltransferase; the encoded protein is MARKDYYFTSESVTEGHPDKIADQISDSILDSIMAKDPVGRVACETIVTTGLAFVAGEITTSCYVDIPAIVRETIRDIGYTRAKYGFDYETCAVITSIHEQSSDIAMGVDPGGAGDQGLMFGFACNETPELMPLPIMLAHQLAMRLTEVRKKDILGYLRPDGKTQVTIEYRDGKPKRIDTIVVSSQHSPDITLKELKEDIIEKVVRPIVPSHLLDEEHVTYHINPTGRFVVGGPMGDTGLTGRKIIVDSYGGVGSHGGGAFSGKDPTKVDRSGAYMARYIAKNLVASGIAERIEVQIAYAIGVPEPVSIFVDTFGTGKIPSEKIIPLIRKNFALTPKAIIESLNLRRPIYKKTAVYGHFGRNDEDFTWEKTDKADTLRKEAGL
- the ahcY gene encoding adenosylhomocysteinase, which gives rise to MVKHDVKDISLAKKGRLRIEWAAQEMPVLRSIAERFKRERPLRGIRVTACLHVTTETASLMETLKAGGAEIGLCASNPLSTQDDAAASLVKNSGISVFAIKGEDTLTYYRHIRDALSIKPQITMDDGADVVSTLHKDARALLSGVIGGTEETTTGVIRLKAMAADGALEYPIIAVNDAYTKHLFDNRYGTGQSTMDGIIRATNRLIAGSVFVVCGYGWCGRGVAMRAKGHGARVIVTEVDPLKALEATMDGYEVMTIKEASRIGDIFVTATGDINVISKDCFTVMKDGAILCNTGHFNVEIDIEGLGKMSKAKRVIRDYVEEFTLRNGRRIYLLGEGRLINLASAEGHPSAVMDMSFANQALCAEYMVRNAKRLEKKVYSVPEKIDKEIARLKLKAMDIAIDTLTQEQKKYLQSWEMGT